One window of Dechloromonas sp. ZY10 genomic DNA carries:
- the dnaB gene encoding replicative DNA helicase, translating to MNERQRPSKPKNNDPVIDQLRVPPHSIEAEQSVLGGLMLDNQAWDRISDLLVDSDFYRDEHKRIFRQIRNLLESARPADVVTVAEALDAAGDAERTGGLAYLGELAANTPSAANIKRYAEIVRERSVLRQLVATADEIAGDALNPLGRDAETLLDEAERKIFAIAEAGAGHNEGFVHINPLLTQVVEKIQELHDRDNPSDITGVPSGFIDLDQKTSGMQPGDLIIVAGRPSMGKTAFAINIAEYVAVETGLPVGIFSMEMGGAQLAQRMLASIGRLNSQNLRTGRMNDDEWSRLSFALGKLHEAPIYIDETGGLSPANLRARARRLARQYGGKLGLLVIDYIQLMSGNRQGENRATEVSEISRAIKSLAKELHVPIIALSQLSRKVEERTDKRPMMSDLRESGAIEQDADVILMMYRDEYYNRDNPDNKGMAEVIIGKQRNGPTGTVRLAFIGEFTRFENLASGGFVDSEN from the coding sequence ATGAACGAACGCCAACGTCCGTCGAAACCCAAGAATAACGATCCGGTCATTGACCAGTTGCGGGTCCCGCCGCACTCGATCGAAGCTGAGCAATCGGTTCTTGGTGGCTTGATGCTCGATAACCAGGCCTGGGACCGGATCAGTGACCTGCTGGTCGACAGCGACTTTTATCGCGACGAGCATAAGCGCATCTTCCGTCAGATTCGCAATCTGCTCGAAAGCGCCCGTCCGGCCGACGTGGTGACGGTGGCCGAGGCGCTCGATGCGGCGGGCGATGCAGAGCGTACCGGTGGCCTGGCTTATCTCGGTGAGCTGGCCGCCAACACGCCCTCGGCGGCAAATATCAAGCGCTACGCCGAAATTGTTCGCGAGCGCTCGGTGCTGCGTCAACTGGTGGCGACTGCCGACGAAATTGCCGGCGATGCACTGAACCCGCTGGGGCGTGACGCCGAAACCCTGCTTGACGAAGCTGAACGCAAGATTTTTGCGATTGCCGAAGCCGGTGCCGGCCATAACGAAGGCTTCGTGCACATCAACCCCCTGCTCACGCAAGTGGTCGAGAAAATCCAGGAATTGCACGACCGCGACAACCCTTCGGACATTACCGGGGTACCCAGCGGCTTCATCGACCTGGATCAGAAAACCTCAGGCATGCAGCCGGGCGATCTGATCATCGTGGCCGGTCGTCCGTCGATGGGTAAAACGGCATTTGCGATCAATATCGCCGAATACGTTGCGGTAGAAACCGGCTTGCCGGTTGGCATCTTCTCGATGGAAATGGGCGGCGCCCAGCTCGCACAGCGGATGCTGGCCTCGATCGGGCGGCTTAATTCGCAGAATCTTCGTACCGGCCGGATGAATGACGATGAATGGTCGCGGCTTTCTTTCGCGCTCGGCAAGTTGCACGAAGCGCCGATCTACATCGATGAAACCGGCGGCCTCAGCCCGGCCAACCTGCGTGCCCGTGCCCGTCGTCTGGCCCGCCAATACGGCGGCAAGCTCGGCCTGCTGGTGATCGACTACATCCAGCTGATGTCGGGTAACCGCCAGGGGGAAAACCGGGCTACCGAAGTGTCCGAAATTTCGCGGGCAATCAAATCGCTGGCCAAGGAACTGCACGTGCCGATCATTGCGCTGTCGCAGCTGTCGCGTAAGGTCGAAGAGCGGACCGACAAGCGGCCGATGATGTCTGACTTGCGCGAATCGGGCGCCATCGAACAGGATGCCGACGTGATCCTGATGATGTACCGCGACGAGTACTACAACCGCGACAATCCCGACAACAAGGGCATGGCCGAGGTGATCATCGGCAAGCAGCGTAATGGTCCGACCGGTACCGTTCGCCTTGCCTTCATCGGCGAATTCACCCGCTTCGAGAATCTGGCCAGCGGTGGTTTTGTCGATTCCGAAAACTGA
- the rplI gene encoding 50S ribosomal protein L9 — protein sequence MQIILLEKVVNLGNLGDVVKVKDGYARNYLIPQRMAKRATPAALAEFEARRADLEKAAAEKLAAAQAEAEKMNGVAVSVARKAGMDGRLFGSVGNADVADALKAAGFTIDKSAVRMPEGPLKALGEFPLDIALHTDVVANITVSVVAE from the coding sequence ATGCAAATCATTCTGCTCGAAAAGGTTGTTAACCTGGGTAACCTCGGTGATGTGGTCAAGGTCAAGGACGGTTACGCCCGTAACTACCTGATCCCGCAGCGTATGGCCAAGCGTGCTACGCCGGCTGCTCTGGCCGAGTTCGAAGCTCGCCGCGCCGACCTGGAAAAGGCTGCCGCCGAGAAGCTGGCTGCCGCTCAGGCCGAAGCCGAAAAGATGAACGGTGTTGCCGTTTCCGTCGCCCGCAAGGCCGGTATGGACGGTCGCCTGTTCGGTTCCGTTGGCAATGCCGACGTTGCCGATGCACTGAAGGCCGCCGGTTTCACCATCGACAAGTCTGCTGTGCGTATGCCGGAAGGCCCGCTCAAGGCGCTCGGCGAGTTCCCGCTCGACATCGCCCTGCACACCGACGTGGTGGCCAACATCACCGTGTCCGTGGTTGCAGAGTAA
- the rpsR gene encoding 30S ribosomal protein S18, which translates to MARFFKKKDDDKKKRRGGGLFKRRKFCRFTAEKVEQIDYKDVDVLKEFIQENAKIMPARLTGTKAGYQRQLGTAIKRARFLALLPYTDNHQ; encoded by the coding sequence ATGGCTCGATTCTTCAAGAAGAAGGATGACGACAAGAAAAAGCGTCGTGGCGGTGGTCTGTTCAAGCGTCGCAAGTTCTGCCGCTTCACGGCTGAAAAGGTCGAACAGATCGACTACAAGGACGTCGACGTCCTCAAGGAATTCATCCAGGAAAACGCCAAGATCATGCCGGCTCGTCTGACTGGCACCAAGGCTGGCTACCAGCGCCAACTGGGCACCGCGATCAAGCGCGCCCGCTTCCTGGCCCTGCTGCCCTACACCGACAACCACCAGTAA
- the priB gene encoding primosomal replication protein N, which produces MCGYGTGKLNRIVLSGILVERKTLRYTPAGIPVAEGRLQHRAPQVENGSERLVELEIALLALGPSARRLEAAPLGGGLQITGFLAAKSRNSRTPVLHVNTLEYLEGNENGSILQEEG; this is translated from the coding sequence ATCTGTGGTTACGGGACGGGCAAGCTGAATCGCATCGTTCTCTCCGGGATTCTGGTCGAGCGCAAGACATTGCGCTATACGCCGGCAGGTATCCCGGTTGCCGAGGGCAGGTTGCAACACCGTGCCCCGCAGGTCGAGAACGGTAGCGAACGGCTGGTCGAGCTGGAAATTGCGCTCTTGGCGCTCGGGCCTTCGGCCCGCAGGTTGGAAGCGGCGCCCCTTGGGGGCGGTCTGCAAATCACCGGATTTCTCGCTGCCAAAAGCCGCAATAGCCGCACTCCCGTACTGCATGTAAATACACTCGAATATTTGGAAGGAAACGAAAATGGCTCGATTCTTCAAGAAGAAGGATGA
- the rpsF gene encoding 30S ribosomal protein S6, whose translation MRHYEIVFIVHPDQSEQVPGMVERYRSIVTAKGGSIHRLEDWGRRQLAYPIQKIHKAHYVLMNIECDGETLNELEHAFKFNDAVLRHLTVKMKAAVTAPSPMMKEEKAKSLIGTEAAAEQTAA comes from the coding sequence ATGCGCCATTACGAAATCGTCTTTATCGTCCACCCGGACCAGAGCGAACAAGTCCCGGGCATGGTCGAGCGTTATCGCTCCATCGTGACCGCCAAGGGCGGTTCGATCCATCGTCTGGAAGACTGGGGTCGCCGTCAGCTGGCTTACCCGATCCAGAAGATTCACAAGGCTCACTACGTGCTGATGAACATCGAGTGCGACGGCGAGACCCTGAACGAACTCGAGCACGCCTTCAAGTTCAACGATGCTGTCCTGCGCCACCTGACCGTCAAGATGAAGGCCGCTGTTACTGCGCCCTCCCCGATGATGAAGGAAGAGAAGGCCAAGTCGCTGATCGGTACCGAAGCTGCTGCTGAGCAGACCGCCGCCTAA
- a CDS encoding DUF4212 domain-containing protein, giving the protein MSERLGYWRKTRRLTFGLLALWVLITFVLAWFAQEINQVIVFGFPLGFYMDAQGVLALYLLIIWYYNRRMAQLDREYGIDDE; this is encoded by the coding sequence GTGTCTGAGAGGCTGGGCTACTGGCGTAAAACTCGCCGCCTGACTTTTGGCCTGCTCGCCCTGTGGGTGTTGATCACCTTTGTCTTGGCATGGTTTGCGCAGGAAATCAACCAAGTCATCGTATTCGGCTTTCCGCTGGGCTTCTATATGGATGCCCAGGGGGTGCTGGCTCTCTATCTGCTGATTATCTGGTACTACAACCGGCGGATGGCGCAACTTGACCGTGAGTATGGCATCGACGACGAGTAA